The following are from one region of the Arcobacter defluvii genome:
- a CDS encoding radical SAM protein translates to MSYSNSIIFGPIPSRRFGISLGIDLSPSKKQCNFDCLYCELEGAKTIEKMDTFPSVEEITSAIKESFKNHPKIDVITITCNGEPTLYPKLNDLIDEINKIKGETKTLILSNGSTIYKKDIFEALLKIDIVKLSLDCISEKCFKKLDRQNKSVEIEKIVPSMIEFSQKTTNDFVLEILFVKDVNDKDEEIELLFNAVKQINPKRVDIGTIDRPPAYKVNPVSYEFLEKVANRFENINVNIVFKNRPKLIQTYSEDEILFMLKRRPLTKEDIENMFDDKSKDILLKLLEEKKIYIVNSSGVDFYKNI, encoded by the coding sequence TTGTCTTATTCAAATTCTATTATTTTTGGACCAATACCTTCACGAAGATTTGGTATATCATTAGGTATTGATTTATCGCCATCAAAAAAACAGTGTAATTTTGATTGTTTATATTGTGAATTAGAAGGTGCAAAAACTATTGAAAAAATGGATACATTTCCAAGTGTTGAAGAAATTACAAGTGCAATAAAAGAGAGTTTTAAAAATCATCCAAAAATAGATGTAATAACTATAACATGTAATGGTGAACCAACTTTATATCCAAAATTAAATGATTTAATTGATGAGATTAATAAAATAAAAGGTGAAACAAAAACTTTAATTTTATCAAATGGAAGTACGATTTATAAAAAAGATATTTTTGAAGCTCTATTAAAAATTGATATTGTTAAATTATCTTTAGATTGCATAAGTGAAAAGTGTTTTAAAAAACTTGATAGACAAAACAAAAGTGTAGAAATTGAAAAAATTGTTCCTTCTATGATTGAATTCTCACAAAAAACAACGAATGATTTTGTTTTAGAAATTTTATTTGTTAAAGATGTAAATGATAAAGATGAAGAAATAGAGTTATTGTTTAATGCCGTAAAACAAATCAATCCTAAAAGAGTTGATATTGGAACTATAGATAGACCACCAGCATATAAAGTAAATCCAGTAAGTTATGAATTTTTAGAAAAAGTTGCAAATAGATTTGAAAATATAAATGTAAATATCGTTTTTAAAAATAGACCAAAATTGATTCAAACTTATAGTGAAGATGAAATACTTTTTATGTTAAAAAGAAGACCACTTACAAAAGAAGATATAGAAAATATGTTTGATGATAAATCAAAAGATATTTTACTAAAACTTTTAGAAGAAAAGAAAATATATATTGTAAATAGTAGTGGAGTTGATTTTTATAAAAATATATAA